In Methanosphaera sp. ISO3-F5, a genomic segment contains:
- a CDS encoding pyruvoyl-dependent arginine decarboxylase, protein MKVSLTKGASEGPTKLNAFDNALLEAKIGNVNLIPVSSMLPPNTQLVEMPPLEPGLMTNCVLSHQYSENPGDEIAAVIAYCQAEEMGCVIETTGINKTIKELKEEAKFMAEYMMEKRQLTITDYKEIIQTHTVQEKASVVAALVYHNPKRH, encoded by the coding sequence ATGAAAGTATCACTGACAAAAGGAGCATCAGAAGGACCAACCAAACTCAACGCATTCGACAACGCACTACTCGAAGCAAAAATAGGAAACGTAAACCTAATACCAGTATCAAGCATGCTACCACCAAACACACAACTAGTAGAAATGCCACCACTAGAACCAGGACTAATGACAAACTGCGTACTTTCACACCAATACTCAGAAAACCCAGGAGACGAAATAGCAGCAGTAATCGCATACTGCCAGGCAGAAGAAATGGGCTGCGTAATAGAAACAACAGGAATCAACAAAACAATCAAAGAACTAAAAGAAGAAGCAAAATTCATGGCAGAATACATGATGGAAAAAAGACAACTAACAATAACCGACTACAAAGAAATAATACAAACACACACAGTACAAGAAAAAGCAAGCGTAGTAGCAGCACTAGTATACCACAACCCAAAAAGACACTAA
- the hisC gene encoding histidinol-phosphate transaminase: MVKTRALIDEFKTYVPGRSKKEIAEKYGVAEEDIIKLGSNENPWGPAPGVYDAIRDSIGEMNRYPESNHEYLKEKIAEYAGVRADQVIVGGDGADEIFDVLAKTLIEPGDEFITHPPTYTYYEYIFKQQFAKPVYAKWNVEDNCLDVESVLEKISDRTKAIFLCTPNNPTGGLIPQEDIIRVIEATDALVVVDEAYWEFSETNNVNLLDEYDNVFIIRTFSKVMGLAGLRIGYGLSNPEFLEKMNRIKPVFSLTVPSQKAVIATLEDKEFIRESTRKGIVEREFLYDSVNAIDNLHIYRSKSNYLLIDLHKSGYTAAELAEKLMEYGIIVRDCTSFQDLDEYYIRISIETHPKNVRFIEVLKELVE; the protein is encoded by the coding sequence ATGGTTAAGACTAGAGCTTTGATTGATGAATTTAAAACCTATGTTCCTGGTAGGAGTAAGAAGGAAATTGCTGAAAAGTATGGTGTTGCCGAGGAGGATATTATAAAGCTTGGTTCTAATGAGAACCCTTGGGGTCCTGCACCTGGTGTTTATGATGCTATACGTGATTCTATTGGTGAAATGAACAGGTATCCTGAGAGTAATCATGAGTATTTGAAGGAGAAGATTGCTGAGTATGCTGGTGTAAGAGCTGATCAGGTTATTGTTGGTGGTGATGGTGCTGATGAGATTTTTGATGTTCTTGCTAAGACGCTTATTGAGCCTGGTGATGAGTTTATCACACATCCTCCTACTTACACTTATTATGAGTATATTTTTAAGCAGCAGTTTGCTAAGCCTGTTTATGCAAAGTGGAATGTTGAGGATAACTGTTTAGATGTTGAAAGTGTGTTAGAAAAAATTAGTGACAGAACTAAGGCTATTTTCCTTTGTACTCCAAATAACCCTACAGGTGGATTAATTCCTCAAGAAGATATTATCAGAGTTATTGAGGCGACTGATGCTTTGGTTGTTGTTGATGAGGCTTACTGGGAGTTTAGTGAAACTAATAATGTGAATCTTTTAGATGAGTATGATAATGTGTTTATTATTCGTACTTTTTCCAAGGTTATGGGTCTTGCAGGGTTACGTATTGGTTATGGTTTAAGTAATCCTGAGTTTTTAGAGAAGATGAACCGTATAAAGCCTGTTTTTAGTTTGACTGTTCCGTCACAGAAGGCTGTTATTGCTACTTTAGAGGATAAAGAGTTTATTAGGGAATCTACTCGTAAGGGAATTGTTGAGCGTGAGTTCTTGTATGATAGTGTTAATGCTATAGATAATCTGCATATTTACAGGTCTAAGTCAAATTATTTGCTTATTGATCTTCATAAGAGTGGTTATACTGCTGCAGAGCTTGCTGAGAAATTAATGGAATATGGTATTATTGTGCGTGATTGTACTAGTTTCCAGGATTTGGATGAATATTATATTCGTATAAGTATTGAAACTCATCCGAAAAATGTGAGATTTATTGAAGTTCTTAAGGAATTAGTTGAATAA
- a CDS encoding gamma carbonic anhydrase family protein: MSDKTRIYDGARIVGDVTLGDHVSIWYNAVVRGDEAPISIGERSNVQDNCVVHVSEGKPVKIGENVSVGHGAIVHGCTIDDNVIIGMGAIVLNGAHISKNSLVGAGALVTENKEFPEGSLIIGSPAKAVRELSEEEIEGIMDNAEEYVKLAFDFEE, from the coding sequence ATGTCTGATAAAACAAGAATTTATGATGGTGCCCGAATTGTTGGAGATGTAACATTGGGTGACCATGTGAGCATATGGTATAATGCAGTAGTCCGTGGAGATGAAGCTCCTATCAGTATTGGAGAAAGGTCCAATGTTCAGGACAATTGTGTTGTACATGTTAGTGAAGGAAAACCTGTTAAAATTGGCGAAAATGTTTCTGTTGGACATGGTGCTATTGTACATGGTTGTACTATTGATGATAACGTTATTATAGGAATGGGTGCTATTGTATTGAATGGTGCTCACATCAGTAAGAATTCACTTGTTGGTGCAGGTGCACTGGTTACTGAGAACAAGGAATTTCCAGAAGGTTCTCTCATTATTGGCAGTCCTGCAAAAGCAGTTAGAGAATTAAGTGAAGAAGAAATAGAAGGAATTATGGATAATGCTGAGGAATATGTGAAATTAGCATTTGATTTTGAAGAGTAG